The window ATCGACCCCATCACCACCCGGTTGGCCAGGTGCAGGGGGCCGAGGGTCCAGGGTGACGCGACGGTCCGGAGGGAGTCCGGCACGACGGGGGCGGAAGCGACGCTGCTCATGCGCCTATTCTGCGGTGTCCGCGCCCGCGGCGTCGGCCGGCAGTACCGCGTCGCGGAGCGGCGACGTCGTGTCCGCCCAGAACGGCGGCGCGATCACGGTCAGCCCGCCGTCGACCGACAGCACCTGCCCGGTGATGTACCCGGCCTTGTCCGACAGCAGGAAGTCGACGGCGTCCGCCATGTCGTCGGCGGTACCGGGGCGCTGCAGCGGGAGCTTCTCGAACACGGAGTCGATCGGCGCCTGCCCGGGGACCTTCGTGTAGAAGTACTCGAGCGAGTCGGTGTCGATGAGGCCGCCGTTCACCGCGTTGACGGTGATCTGACGCGGCCCGAACTCGACCGCCATGTACTTCATGTAGGACTCGCTCATCGCCTTGGCGGCACCGAGTGCGGCGTAGGTCGGGAAGGCGCGGAGCGATCCGTACGAGGTCACGACGACGATGCGGCCACCCCGGTCCATCAGCTCGGCAGCGCGTTGCGCCCCGAGCACGAACGAGCGGGCGTTGGTGGCGTAGCTGCGGTCCAGGTGGTGCAGCTTGAGCTCCTTGACCGGCTTGAACGCGCTGGCGGCAGCGTTCGCGACGAAGTGGTCGAGGCGGCCGTAGGTGTCGCGCACCAGGTCGAACAGGGCGTCGATCGACTCCGGCTGCTCGATGTCGACCTGCGCGGTGATGCCGTCGCCGCCGGCGGCCTTGACGTCGGCCAGCGATTCCTCGGCGAGGTCGGCGTTGCCCTTGTACGTCACCACGACGGTGACGCCGCGCTGGCCGAGCTTCTGCGCGAGCAGGCGGCCGATGCCGCGCGAAGCGCCCGTGATCAGTGCGATGGGTGCGTTGGTGGTGTCGGTCACTGCGGTCCTCTACGTGCGTGGGGAAGGACGGGAGGCGCGGGGCGGGTCCGCCACGGGCCTCCCGTCCGGTGGGTGGTGGTGGTCTAGAACCCGGCCTGGCCGGTCACGACGGCGCGGCCGACGACCAGCTTCTGGATCTCGTTGGTGCCCTCTTCGAAGCGCTGCGCGCGCGCGTCGCGGTAGACGCGCTCGATCGCGTTGCGCTTCCAGTAGCCCTGGCCGCCGTGCACCTGCAGGGCCTTGTCGGTGACGCGGGCGAGCATGTCGACGGCGACCATCTTCGAGGCGCTGGACAGCGTGCCGGCGTCGGGACGGTCCTCTTCGTAGGCGCGGGCAGCCTCGAGCACCAGGGCGCGGGCGGCGGCGATGTCGGCGTAGTTCTCGGCCAGGTAGAACTGGATCGCCTGGCGGCTGGAGAGCTGCTTGCCGAAGGTCTCGCGCTTGTTGGCGTACTCGACGGCGAGCTCGTTCGCCCGCTCGGCGAGGCCGACGGCGCTCATCGCGACGGACACACGGCTCGGCAGCAGGAAGCCGCCGAGCGCGACCTCGAGCCCCTGGCCCTCGGCGCCGAGCAGCGCACTGGCCGGCACGGGCACGTCGGTGAAGCGCAGGATCGCGTGGTCGGTGCCGCGGATGCCCATGGTGTCGGAGTCGTCGATCACCTCGGCACCCGGCAGCCCGCTGTTCGGCATGAGGAACGCGACCGTGCCGTCCTGACCGGTGGTGCCCTCGAGGCGGGCGGCGATGAGCCAGTAGTCGGCCTTGACGCCGAACGTGATGAGGTGCTTCTCGCCGTTCATCACGTAGGTGTCGCCCTCGCGGCGGACGGTGGTCCGGATGTCCGCGCCGGTGCCCGCGGTGGCCTCGGTCAGGGTGAACGCGACGAGCTGGTCGCCGGCGACGGACGGCTTGACGACCTGCTCGATCTGCTCCGGCGTCGCGTAGGGGGCCATCGCGCGCCACGTCCCGTTGATGACGTGGACGAGCATGCGGATCGACGCGTGCGAACGCGACACGATCTCCATGATCTCCAGGTAGCGCGAGAACGGGATGGCCCGTCCGCCGAGCTCGGTCGGCGCCGCGAGCGACAGCCAGCCCTTGTCCTTGAGCTCCTGGAAGAGCTCGGCGGCGAGCTGGCCGGTGCGCTCGATCTCCTCGGCCCACTGCTCGCCACGGCCGCGGACCCACTCGGTGACCTCGGCCTTGAGCTGCTGGAAGGCGGCTTCGTCGAACCCGGTGCTCGTCTGCTCGACGATCGTCATCGTGTCTCGTTCTCCTTCGTCGCGACGAGCGCGGCCGCCTGCTCGCGCAGGGTGTTCTTCTGGACCTTGCCGACCGCGTTGCGCGGCAGTTCGTCGATGTACTCGAGCCGCTCCGGCCAGTAGTACTTGCTCACGCCCGCCTTGTCGAGTGCCTGCTGCATCGACGGGAAGTCGAGCTGGTCGGCACCGGCGGCCGGCACGACGAACGCGCAGGCACGCTCCCCGAGTCGGGCGTCCGGCATGGCGACGATCGCCACGTCGGTGACCAGCGGGTGCTGGTAGAGCAGGTTCTCGATCTCGACGACCGGGATCTTCTCGCCACCGCGGTTGATGACGTCCTTGACCCGACCGGTGATCGACAGGAAGCCGTTCGCGTCGACCTTCGCCAGGTCGCCGGTCCGGTACCAGCCGTCCTCGGTGAAGACGTCGTCGGTCAGGTCCTGGCGGTCGAGGTACCCGTCGAACATGGTCGGCGAGTGCAGCTCGAAGTTGCCCTCGGTGTCGGTGGGCAGCTCGTGGCCTTCGTCGTCGACGATCCGGATCCGGATGCCCGGCAACGCACGGCCGTCGTGCCCGTACGCGGCAGCCGGGTCGTCGCTCGGGCTGGACAGGGCGCCGAGGCACGTCTCGCTCGTGCCGAACGCGCCGAGGATCGCCGTGCCGAGCACCGTCGCGGCCCGCTGGGCGAGCGCCCGCGGCACGGCGGCACCGGTCGGCACGAAGATCCGCAGCGACTCGGGCTGGGCGGCACCGGCCTCGACCAGGTCGACGAGGTCGGTCAGGAACGGGGTCGCGCACTGCACGAACGACGCCTTCGCGGCGCCGAACGCCTGCTCGAGCGCGACCGTGCCGTCCCACACGGGCTGGATGACCTGCGGCGCACCGAGCCGGAACGCCAGCAGCATGCCGTACAGGAACCCGGTCTGGTGCGCGAGCGGCGACGGGATGTAGATCCGGTCCGCGCTCGTCAGGCCGGACTGCGCGACGTGCATCGCCGTGGCCAGACCGAGGGTGCGGTGCGGGTGCTGCACGCCCTTCGGCTCCCCCGTCGTGCCCGAGGTGAAGAGCAGCTGGCACACGTCGTCGGGGCCCGGCGCGCGCGACGTGATCTCGTCGACGTCGACGTGCACCGCGTCGAGCGCGTTGTCGAAGTACCGCCAGTGCCAGTCGCTCGCCGCCACCCGGTCCAGGGCGTCGGCGGGCAGCGGCGGCTGGTTCGTCGGGGCGTCGACCTGCCCGCGCGCCTCGGACCGGAGCACGATGACGTGCTCGACCGACAGCCGGCGCTGCTGGGCCTTCGCCTCGTCGATGACGTCGAGGAGCTCGAGCGCCGGACGGCGCTTGCGGAAGACGTTCGGCAGGAACACCACCCGCGCACGCGACCGGGCGAGCGTCATCGTCGTCTCGCGCGGGCCGAACACCGGCATGATCGGCGTCGCGACGGCGCCGATCTGGATCGCCCCGAGCGTGATGGACACGAACTCGCGCCAGTTCGGCAGCTGCATGGCGACCGACTCGCCCGTGCGGACCCCGAGTTCGAGCAGGAGCGCGGAGACCTTGTCGGCCTCGTCCTGCAGCTCGCGCCACGTGGTGTTCACGGGGGCTGCTCCCCCGACCTCGATGACGGCGAGGCCGTCGGGGTCACTGGTGGCAAGCGCACGGACCTTCTCGCTCAGCACCAGGGGGTCGGCGTCGATGCCGGCGAGCTCGGGCGGTTCCGGGCTCGTGGGCGCGACCGGCTGCTGCTCGCCGAGGTCGGTGCGCTCGCCGTCGGCGCGTACGCCGTCGGTGCGCTCGCCGAGGTCGGTGCGCGCATCGGCCATCTCGGCGGCCTCGGCCGCGTCGGCCCGGTCGTCGCGGGCGATCTGCGCAGCGAGGGCGTCGCCGACCTCCATGTCGAGGCCGACGGAGTTCATCGCCTCGAGGAACGTCGGGTACGAGATCCGGTAGGCCCGCGGGTAGGTCAGCCCCGAGGTGCCGCGCGCCTTCGAGGCGGCGACGGCCAGCGACATGAGCACGCGGTGGTCGTTGAACGACGACATCTGCGCGCCGTGCAGTCCCTCGGCGCCGACCCCGGTGACGCGGAGCTCGTCGGCACCCTGCTCCGCCCGGCCACCCATGCGGTTGAGCTGCAGCATCGCCGCGACGCGGTCGGACTCCTTCAACCGGATGTGGGCGACGTTCCAGAGCCGGGTGGTGCCCTCGGCGAAGGTGGCCATCGTCGACAGGACCGGCAGCAGGTCGGGGATCGGCTGGCAGTCGATGTCGAGCGGTCGGAGCGGAGAGCCGTCGTGCTCGATGCGCACGAACCCGGTCTCCTCGTCGATCCGCATCGGGACGCCCATCGCCGTCGCGAGGTCGAGGAACTCGCTCTCCGGGTGGTCGGTCTCGGCGGTGGTGAAGGCCGTCATGCCGCGCAGGAGGAGGTTCGACTCGCGGATGCCCGCAGCGGCGATGCCGAACGCGGCGGAACCGATGTCCGGCGGGATGACGTAGTCGTGCGGGGTGGCCTGCTGGTTCGCCGGGATCCGGTACTCGAGCCAGTCGTCGGAGACCTCGACGGTCAGTCCGAACTGCCGCATCATGCGCACGGTGAGCTCGACGTAGGGCTGCTCGTTCAGCCGGCCGCCGGTGATGTGGATCCGGGTCTCCTGCTCGGCGAACGGGGCCACCAGCAGCAGGCCGGAGACCCACTGCGACAGGGTGCCGGCGATCGTGACGTCGCCGCCGCGGGGGCGCTTCGGCTGCACGGTGACGGGCGGGCAGTCGTTCGTCGCCTCGAGCTCGATACCCATCTGGGTCAGCGACGTCAGCAGCGCCTTGATGGGCCGCCGCTGGAAGTACTTCATGCCCGCGAGCGTCATCGGCTTGTCGGCGAGTGACGCCAGACCCGTCATGAAGTAGAGCGTGGTGCCGGACGACCCCATGTTCAGGATGCCGTCGGCACCGCGGGACCCGTGGTCGACGACGTCGGTGGCCTCGTACCGGCCGCCGAGCCCGGTGACGTGGTACTCGTTCCCGCGACGCTTGACGTCGACGCCGAGGGCACGGAGCGTCCCGACGGTCCACTCGACCTGGCGGGTGGCGCTGATGCCGGAGACGATGCTCGTGCCCTTCGCCAGTGACGCGAGCACCAGGGCGCGGTGCGCGCGGTACTTCGAGACGGGGACGTCGAGCTCCCCGACGAGTGGTGCGGACGTGCCGCGCACGACCAACTGCATGTGTACCTCTTCCTGGGTGATCCCCTCCAAAGTACGCCCGGTGTGGAACTACTGTGAATCGGATCCGCACGACCCGAACGGTGCTTCGTTGTGCGTGTCCGACAACCTTCCGGGCAGGATGTACAGCATGGACATCCGCTTCACCGAGTCCCCTCCGTCGACCATCGGCGTCGAGTGGGAACTCCCGCTGGTCGACCTGTCGACCGGCGACCTCACGCCCCGTGCCCCTGCCGTCATCGCGGCCGTGCACGAACGGATCGGCGACCGCGAGCGGGTGACCGAGGAACTCCTGACGAACACCGTCGAGGTCGTCTCCAGCGTGCACTCCCGGGTCGGCGACGCCACGAGCGAGCTGTCGGGCATCATCGGCGAGGTCATCGACGCCGCCGAGCCGCTCGACGCCCAGGTCATGTGCTCCGGGACGCATCCGTTCGCGGTGTGGGACCAGCAGGAGATCACCCCGGACAGCGAGCACTACACGACCCTCATCGACCGGACGCGCTGGTGGGGGCGGCAGATGCTCATCTGGGGCGTCCACGTGCACGTCGGCATCGACGACCGTGACAAGGCCCTGCCGATCCTCGGCGCGATGCTCGCGTACGTCCCGCACCTGCAGGCCTTCACGGCGTCCAGCCCGTTCTGGGCCGGCATCGACACCGGCTACGCCTCGAACCGCGCGCTGATGTTCCAGCAACTCCCCACCGGTGGACTGCCGCCGGCGCTCGGGGCCTGGGCGAACTTCGAAGAGGTGGTGAGCGACCTCACCCACACCGGCGTCATCGACAGCGTGAAGGACCTGCGCTGGGACATCCGCCCGTCGCCGAAGTGGGGCACGCTCGAGAACCGGGTGTCGGACGGCATCTCGACCCTGCACGAGGTCGGTGCCGTGACGGCACTCGTGCAGTGCCTGGTCACCACGATGTCCGACCGGCTCGACGCCGGTGAGACCCTGCCGACGATGCAGCCCTGGTTCATCCGCGAGAACAAGTGGCGCGCCGCCCGCTACGGCATGGAGGCCGAGATCATCACGAACGCCGCCGGCGACGAGCGGCTCGTGACCGACGAGGTGCACGACCTGGTGCAGCGGCTCGACCCGGTGGCCGAACGGCTCGGTTGCCAGCAGGAGTTGCACCACCTCGACACGATGATCGCGAACGGGGCGTCGTACCAGCGGCAGCTCCGGGTCGCGCAGGAGCACGGCGGGGACCTGCGCGAGGTCGTCCGACACCTGGTGACGGAGTTCCGCGAGTCACTCTGACCTCGAGGCCTCGCCGCGTACCTGATCGAATCGGGCGTACCTGGTCGTTTCTTTCGACCAGGTACGCCCGATCCCGTTTTCCATCGCGCGTGCGATGGGAAGGAACGACTAGCGCCCCAGGAACTTCTGCAGACTCGCGAGCTCTTCCTCGGTCGGCGCCTTGCCGCCCTTGGCGGCCCCGCCGAGGCCGAGGCCGGAGCCCTTCGGCGCCTGCTGCGGAGCGGCAGCGGTACCGGCGGCGATCGCTGCGCGCTTGGCCGGGTTGCCGACCTTCGACTTCTTCTTGCCGCCCTGCTGCTGCTTCTTGCCGCCGTGCATGCCCGGGATCGGACCCATGCCCGGCATCTGCGGCACACCACCGCGGGCGACGGTCTTCATCATCTTGGCGGCCTGCTCGAAGCGGTTCACGAGTGCGTTGACCTCGGTGACCGTGGAGCCGGCCCCCTTGGCGATCCGCAGGCGACGCGAGCCGTTCAGGAGCTTCGGCAGTTCGCGCTCCTTCGGTGTCATCGACTGGATGATCGCCTCGGTACGGACGATCTCGCGCTCGTCGAAGTTGTCGAGCGCCTCGCGCATGCCCTTGGCGCCGGGGAGCATGCCGAGCATGCCCTTGATCGAGCCGGCCTTGCGGAGCTGCTGCATCTGCTGCAGGAAGTCGTTCAGCGTGAACGAGTCGGACGCGATCTTCTCGGCGACCGCGCGGGCTTCTTCTTCGTCGAACGCCGACTGGGCCTGCTCGATGAGCGACATGATGTCGCCGAGGTCGAGGATGCGGCTCGCCATGCGGTCCGGGTGGAACGGCTCGAAGTCGTCGAGGCCTTCGCCGGTGGACGCGAACATGATCGGACGGCCGGTGACACTGGCGACCGACAGGGCCGCACCACCGCGGGCGTCGCCGTCGAGCTTCGACAGGACGACCCCGGTGAAGTCGACGCCTTCCTGGAACGCGCGCGCCGTGACGACGGCGTCCTGACCGATCATCGCGTCGATGACGAACAGGACCTCGTCGGGGTCGACGGCCTTGCGGATGTTCGCGGCCTGCTTCATCAGCTCGGCATCGACACCGAGACGACCGGCGGTGTCCACGATGACGGTGTCGTACTGCTGGTCGACGGCGGCCTTGATGGCGTTCTTGGCGACCTTGACCGGGTCGCCGACGCCGTTGCCGGGCTCCGGAGCAAAGACGTGCACGCCGGCCTGTTCACCGACGACCTGCAGCTGCTGCACGGCGTTCGGGCGCTGGAGGTCCGCCGCGACGAGCATCGGGGTGTGGCCGTCCTTCTTGAGCCACTTGCCGAGCTTGCCGGCGAGGGTGGTCTTACCGGCACCCTGCAGACCCGCGAGCATGATGACCGTCGGCGGCTTCTTCGCGAACTCGAGACGTCGCTGCTGACCGCCCAGGATGCCGACGAGTTCCTCGTTGACGATCTGGACGACCTGCTGCGCCGGGTTCAGCGCGCGGTTGACCTCGTCGGAGAGGGCGCGTTCGCGCACTGCTGCGGTGAACGCCTTGACGACCTCGAGCGCGACGTCGGCGTCGAGGAGCGCCCGCCGGATCTCGCGGACGGTGCCGTCGACGTCGGACGGAGTCAGCCGACCCTTGCTCCGCAGATTGCGGAAGGTCTCGGTCAGCCGATCGGAGAGTGAACCGAATTGCGCCATGATCCGTCGATTCTACAAGGCTCGGAGCGCGGGTCCCGGTCGGTCAGCGCAGCAGCACGCCGGGCGTGAGCTCGACCGGGGTGTCCAGCCCGACGTCGAGGACCACCGGCGCCGTCGACGGCAGGCGGTCAGCGGTCGGGAACCACCGCCGCTCCGGCGACACCAGGATGACGAGGCCGTCGACGTCACCGACCGCGGCGAAGCCCTCGCCTGCTGGGTTCACGTAGGGCTCGAGTCCGGCGCGGCGCAGTGTCTCGACGGCACCGAGGACGTCGGGCACGGTGACGCCGACCTCGCTGACCGAGACGAGCGGAACGTCGGACGCGGGCGTGGACGCGGCGAGGTCCCGCCGCTCGATCAGCTCGAGCAGCTGCTGGTCCGGACCCTCGAAGTACACCGATCGCGAGTTCCAGTTCGGCGGGCCCTCGAACTCGTCACGGCCGTCGGCGTCGACCAGCACCGTCGCGATCCCGGCGATCCACTCGGCAGCCACGTCGAACGTGCCCGTCGGGATCGTGATCGCGAGGTGCAGCGCGCCGGTCATCCCCAGCAGTTCCCGGAACACGAGCCGCGTCGACCCCACCACCACCTCGACCACTCCGTCGGCGCGGTCGACCGGGCAACCGAGTCGTTCCCAGAACCTGGCGGTGTCGTCGAGCGAGCGGGTGGCGAGCTGTGCCTGGCGGATGTCCATGTCCGCCATCCGAAGCCCTCAACCACGGTTCAGATCAAGGTCGACCGTGTTGTTGTACTCCGTCCAGAAACCGTCGTAGGCTCGCTCGCATGCCGGAACTCGAGATCGTGCGGCCTGCCGGGCTGCTCGACTACGCCGAGGGCCTCGCGCTGCAGCGGGACCTCCACGCCGACGTCGTCGCCGGCCACTCCCCCGGGGCCCTCGTGCTGTGCGAGCACCCGTCCGTGTACACCGCCGGCCGGCGCACAGAGCCGTCCGACCTGCCGACGAACGGTGCCCCGGTGATCGACGTGGACCGCGGCGGGCGCATCACCTGGCACGGCCCGGGGCAGCTCGTGGCGTACCCGATCGTCCGCTTGGTCGCACCGATCGACGTCGTGGCGTGGGTGCGCGACCTCGAGCAGGTCATCGTCGACGCTGCGGCCTCCGCGGGAGTGCACGCCGAGCGGGTCGACGGCCGGAGCGGCGCCTGGGTCCGCGGAGCGGACGGCACTCCACCCGCCAAGGTCGGCGCCATCGGGCTGCACGTCG of the Curtobacterium sp. TC1 genome contains:
- a CDS encoding SDR family oxidoreductase; amino-acid sequence: MTDTTNAPIALITGASRGIGRLLAQKLGQRGVTVVVTYKGNADLAEESLADVKAAGGDGITAQVDIEQPESIDALFDLVRDTYGRLDHFVANAAASAFKPVKELKLHHLDRSYATNARSFVLGAQRAAELMDRGGRIVVVTSYGSLRAFPTYAALGAAKAMSESYMKYMAVEFGPRQITVNAVNGGLIDTDSLEYFYTKVPGQAPIDSVFEKLPLQRPGTADDMADAVDFLLSDKAGYITGQVLSVDGGLTVIAPPFWADTTSPLRDAVLPADAAGADTAE
- a CDS encoding acyl-CoA dehydrogenase family protein; its protein translation is MTIVEQTSTGFDEAAFQQLKAEVTEWVRGRGEQWAEEIERTGQLAAELFQELKDKGWLSLAAPTELGGRAIPFSRYLEIMEIVSRSHASIRMLVHVINGTWRAMAPYATPEQIEQVVKPSVAGDQLVAFTLTEATAGTGADIRTTVRREGDTYVMNGEKHLITFGVKADYWLIAARLEGTTGQDGTVAFLMPNSGLPGAEVIDDSDTMGIRGTDHAILRFTDVPVPASALLGAEGQGLEVALGGFLLPSRVSVAMSAVGLAERANELAVEYANKRETFGKQLSSRQAIQFYLAENYADIAAARALVLEAARAYEEDRPDAGTLSSASKMVAVDMLARVTDKALQVHGGQGYWKRNAIERVYRDARAQRFEEGTNEIQKLVVGRAVVTGQAGF
- the aroA gene encoding 3-phosphoshikimate 1-carboxyvinyltransferase produces the protein MQLVVRGTSAPLVGELDVPVSKYRAHRALVLASLAKGTSIVSGISATRQVEWTVGTLRALGVDVKRRGNEYHVTGLGGRYEATDVVDHGSRGADGILNMGSSGTTLYFMTGLASLADKPMTLAGMKYFQRRPIKALLTSLTQMGIELEATNDCPPVTVQPKRPRGGDVTIAGTLSQWVSGLLLVAPFAEQETRIHITGGRLNEQPYVELTVRMMRQFGLTVEVSDDWLEYRIPANQQATPHDYVIPPDIGSAAFGIAAAGIRESNLLLRGMTAFTTAETDHPESEFLDLATAMGVPMRIDEETGFVRIEHDGSPLRPLDIDCQPIPDLLPVLSTMATFAEGTTRLWNVAHIRLKESDRVAAMLQLNRMGGRAEQGADELRVTGVGAEGLHGAQMSSFNDHRVLMSLAVAASKARGTSGLTYPRAYRISYPTFLEAMNSVGLDMEVGDALAAQIARDDRADAAEAAEMADARTDLGERTDGVRADGERTDLGEQQPVAPTSPEPPELAGIDADPLVLSEKVRALATSDPDGLAVIEVGGAAPVNTTWRELQDEADKVSALLLELGVRTGESVAMQLPNWREFVSITLGAIQIGAVATPIMPVFGPRETTMTLARSRARVVFLPNVFRKRRPALELLDVIDEAKAQQRRLSVEHVIVLRSEARGQVDAPTNQPPLPADALDRVAASDWHWRYFDNALDAVHVDVDEITSRAPGPDDVCQLLFTSGTTGEPKGVQHPHRTLGLATAMHVAQSGLTSADRIYIPSPLAHQTGFLYGMLLAFRLGAPQVIQPVWDGTVALEQAFGAAKASFVQCATPFLTDLVDLVEAGAAQPESLRIFVPTGAAVPRALAQRAATVLGTAILGAFGTSETCLGALSSPSDDPAAAYGHDGRALPGIRIRIVDDEGHELPTDTEGNFELHSPTMFDGYLDRQDLTDDVFTEDGWYRTGDLAKVDANGFLSITGRVKDVINRGGEKIPVVEIENLLYQHPLVTDVAIVAMPDARLGERACAFVVPAAGADQLDFPSMQQALDKAGVSKYYWPERLEYIDELPRNAVGKVQKNTLREQAAALVATKENETR
- a CDS encoding glutamate--cysteine ligase: MYSMDIRFTESPPSTIGVEWELPLVDLSTGDLTPRAPAVIAAVHERIGDRERVTEELLTNTVEVVSSVHSRVGDATSELSGIIGEVIDAAEPLDAQVMCSGTHPFAVWDQQEITPDSEHYTTLIDRTRWWGRQMLIWGVHVHVGIDDRDKALPILGAMLAYVPHLQAFTASSPFWAGIDTGYASNRALMFQQLPTGGLPPALGAWANFEEVVSDLTHTGVIDSVKDLRWDIRPSPKWGTLENRVSDGISTLHEVGAVTALVQCLVTTMSDRLDAGETLPTMQPWFIRENKWRAARYGMEAEIITNAAGDERLVTDEVHDLVQRLDPVAERLGCQQELHHLDTMIANGASYQRQLRVAQEHGGDLREVVRHLVTEFRESL
- the ffh gene encoding signal recognition particle protein, giving the protein MAQFGSLSDRLTETFRNLRSKGRLTPSDVDGTVREIRRALLDADVALEVVKAFTAAVRERALSDEVNRALNPAQQVVQIVNEELVGILGGQQRRLEFAKKPPTVIMLAGLQGAGKTTLAGKLGKWLKKDGHTPMLVAADLQRPNAVQQLQVVGEQAGVHVFAPEPGNGVGDPVKVAKNAIKAAVDQQYDTVIVDTAGRLGVDAELMKQAANIRKAVDPDEVLFVIDAMIGQDAVVTARAFQEGVDFTGVVLSKLDGDARGGAALSVASVTGRPIMFASTGEGLDDFEPFHPDRMASRILDLGDIMSLIEQAQSAFDEEEARAVAEKIASDSFTLNDFLQQMQQLRKAGSIKGMLGMLPGAKGMREALDNFDEREIVRTEAIIQSMTPKERELPKLLNGSRRLRIAKGAGSTVTEVNALVNRFEQAAKMMKTVARGGVPQMPGMGPIPGMHGGKKQQQGGKKKSKVGNPAKRAAIAAGTAAAPQQAPKGSGLGLGGAAKGGKAPTEEELASLQKFLGR
- the lipB gene encoding lipoyl(octanoyl) transferase LipB, producing MPELEIVRPAGLLDYAEGLALQRDLHADVVAGHSPGALVLCEHPSVYTAGRRTEPSDLPTNGAPVIDVDRGGRITWHGPGQLVAYPIVRLVAPIDVVAWVRDLEQVIVDAAASAGVHAERVDGRSGAWVRGADGTPPAKVGAIGLHVAEGVTTHGIAINCTNTLDAYAAIVPCGIADAGVTTLSAAVGRPVTVDELAPVVARRIQDAVDGMRRGERIARQETLV